A window of Paraburkholderia megapolitana genomic DNA:
TCGACGCGCCCGTGAGCCGGTGGCTACCGGAACTCGCGACACTGCGCGTGCTGCGCGATCCAGCAGGCTCCCTCGATACCACCGACCCGTTGCGTGAGCCCATCACGGTGCTCGATCTGCTGACGCATCGTGCGGGTTTCGCGTATCACTTCACTTCGACGGGACCGCTTGCCGAGGCCTATGCCAAAGCGTTCAACGGAGTCGACTCGGGGGCCGGCTCCAACGGATGGCTCGCGCGCGTCGCGTCGTTGCCGCTGATGTTTCAGCCCGGTACGCGCTGGCACTACAGCGTCGCTACCGACGTACTCGGCGTCCTCGTCGAGCGCGTGAGCGGTCTGTCGCTCGGTGACTTCTTCCGCACGCGCATCTTCGAGCCGTTAGGCATGCGCGATACCGCGTTCTCGATTGCGGGCACGCAGCTCGAGCGGCTCAGCACAGCATGGCGCTTCGATTCGCCGAGCCGGCGCCGCGTCGTCGAAGAGCGCGCGGCGGGTAGTCGCTGGGCCAATGCAGCGCGTTTCCAGAGCGGCGGTGGTGGGCTCGTCTCGACGGCCCACGACTATCTACAGTTTGCCCGGCTGCTGCTCGGACGCGGGCGCGTCGACGATACGCGGCTGTTGTCGCACCGCTCGGTCGACCTGATGCGCAGCAACTTCCTGACCCGCGAACAGCGGCGCATGCCGGCCATCGGTCCGATTACGTGGGCGGGGCAGGGCTTCGGGCTCGGCTTGTCGGTGGTCGACGATCCGGCGCAACAGTTGCCGCTCGGCTACCGGTCGACGGGTTCGTTTGGCTGGCCTGGCGCATTCGGCACGAGCTGGTTTGCCGATCCCGTGGAGCAGATGATCGGCATCATGCTGATCCAGCTTCGTACCGACGGACCATTTCCGATGGCGAACGAATACGAGCGCCGCCTGTACGACGCAATCGACGATTGAATGTGCAGTGATGTGGTGTGGTGTGGCGTTACGGGGACACTGGCACGTAACGCACGACTGACTGACCTTTAGCACTTGGGGCGAAACCGGACCTATCCGGCACTTTTTCGATCTGTTAGGGTCACACTCCCCGTTGCCCTAACACCAATTGGAGACTGCTGTCATGGCCACCTATAAGCAACTGACTGCTCAACTCGAAAAGCTTCATAAGGAGGTGGCCGTCGCGCGCGATAAAGAAGTGGCACAGGCGATCGCCGACATCAGACAGCAGATCGCCGAATACGGGATCACGGCGGAAGAACTCGGCTTCTCGAGCAAACGCGCTCCCGGTGCACGCAAGGCGCCACTGCCGCCGCGCTATCGCAACCCCAAGACTGATGAAACATGGAGCGGTCGCGGCCGCACCCCAGGCTGGCTCGTGGGCAAGAACCGCGATCGCTTCCTGATCGAAGACTGAAGCGGGCGGCGTTTTCGCCGCACGACAGAAGCGTCCGACGGCCGATGCATCCACGCGATGCATCGGCCGTCTGCTTTGCGCAGCGATAGCGCGCTGCGTGATGACGATGTCGCGGTGACGCGTCACGTGTCGTTTTTCGCACCGTTGAGCAATTCCCGAAAACGCTCACCTTTGACCGATCTCGCGTGGGTGATGGAGTGGTTCGGCGGAGGGTGCCCGCGCGCGAGGGCGCCGAGTCGAGGCGATGTCGATTCGGACATCCATTCGATGCGGATGAGTGCTCGAACCTCGTAGTGAAGTCACTTGCGTCGTCTAGGTAGATCGGCTGGACAGCCTTATCTGACAAGGCTTTGCGGCGCTCAAGGAAGCTCGCATAAACGATTCGCAAACATACCGGACGCGCTGCATACGCATGCGGACGCGGCTATCAAAGCACGTGCCACGCACGCTGCGTACGGTGCAAACCAAAGACGATCTCCGCTCACGTCTAACGTGTGAACAGCACCAGAATTCGCCCCTCCTGAAAACGCTCACCTTTGGGCCGATCGAGACCTGCAGCACGCGCCTGGGACAAACCCGGAAATGAGCGCGCCTCATACCCCGCATCAAAAAACATCGATTCACCGCCGTTCGTCGCGGCCCGCACAATCGCGCCATTCACTCAACCGCTGACGGAACGACCATGAGCGCCACGACGGACAAACAACTTTATATCGGCGAAGGATTCGAAGGACCGGGCGTCAATCTCGCCCACATCAACGTGCTGGTCGGCCCGCGCAACGGCCCGGCAGGCCAGGCGTTCGCGACCGCGCTCGCGACACCGAGCACGGGCCACGCGCCGTTCGTCGTGATCGCGCGCCCCGGCATCCCGACCAAGCCGCTGACGCTGTATGTGAACAAGGCGCAGATCGATGGCGAGTTCCACGGCAATGCGACGTGGGGTGCATCGCAGGCCGGGATCGCGAAGGCCGTGGCCGAGTCGCTGGAGAACGGCACGCTGCCGCCCGAGGCGGAGAACGACTGGGTGGTGGTGTCGGCGAACTGGGTCAA
This region includes:
- the fae gene encoding formaldehyde-activating enzyme, which codes for MSATTDKQLYIGEGFEGPGVNLAHINVLVGPRNGPAGQAFATALATPSTGHAPFVVIARPGIPTKPLTLYVNKAQIDGEFHGNATWGASQAGIAKAVAESLENGTLPPEAENDWVVVSANWVNPKTDDLDAVFENNYRACKNAIVAAMKGLPHRDEVFAAAREVSNPFYTPKQR
- a CDS encoding serine hydrolase domain-containing protein — translated: MQRAGFSPDRLARLTEAMQAYVERGDVAGVVTLAWRRDEIAQFDALGLRDEADRLPMERDTLFRIASMTKPVTSAAAMMLIEADQLALDAPVSRWLPELATLRVLRDPAGSLDTTDPLREPITVLDLLTHRAGFAYHFTSTGPLAEAYAKAFNGVDSGAGSNGWLARVASLPLMFQPGTRWHYSVATDVLGVLVERVSGLSLGDFFRTRIFEPLGMRDTAFSIAGTQLERLSTAWRFDSPSRRRVVEERAAGSRWANAARFQSGGGGLVSTAHDYLQFARLLLGRGRVDDTRLLSHRSVDLMRSNFLTREQRRMPAIGPITWAGQGFGLGLSVVDDPAQQLPLGYRSTGSFGWPGAFGTSWFADPVEQMIGIMLIQLRTDGPFPMANEYERRLYDAIDD
- a CDS encoding H-NS histone family protein — translated: MATYKQLTAQLEKLHKEVAVARDKEVAQAIADIRQQIAEYGITAEELGFSSKRAPGARKAPLPPRYRNPKTDETWSGRGRTPGWLVGKNRDRFLIED